A section of the Ranitomeya imitator isolate aRanImi1 chromosome 7, aRanImi1.pri, whole genome shotgun sequence genome encodes:
- the DBI gene encoding acyl-CoA-binding protein: MSQADFDEAAAEVKRLTSSPSDPELLELYALYKQATTGDVNTERPGFMDFKGKAKWDAWAAKKGTSQDDARARYIQLVNELKGKYGCN, from the exons gCTGACTTTGATGAGGCGGCGGCGGAGGTGAAGCGTCTGACGTCGTCTCCCAGTGACCCGGAGCTGCTGGAGCTGTACGCGCTGTACAAGCAGGCGACGACCGGGGACGTGAACACCG AGCGGCCGGGGTTCATGGACTTCAAGGGGAAAGCCAAGTGGGACGCCTGGGCTGCAAAGAAAG GAACCAGTCAGGACGACGCTCGGGCGCGATACATCCAGCTGGTGAACGAGCTGAAGGGCAAATACGgctgcaactga